ACGGCGCCGGTGTCGGGAGACTGGGAGAAGACCGTGGCTTGCACGGGTCCGAGGGTAGTCGTGTCATAGGCTGAACCCTCCACCCGAGGCGCCGACGGCGCCGCCCCGGACCGAGAGGTGACATGACCGCAAACCGCCTGCCGACACCGGTCATGTACCGGGTCGTCGCCGGCATCCTGCGCCCGGTCCTGCGGTCGCTGATGCGCTACGAGGTGAGCGGGCTGGAGCACCTCCCGCGCTCGGGCGGCTTCATCGTGGCGCCGAACCACGTCTCGCACATCGACCCCTTCCCGTGGGCGCACGTGCTGTACAACCAGGGTCGCCCGCCGGTCTTCCTCGCCAAGAGCAGCCTCTTCGAGGCCCCCGTCGTCCGGTCGGTCATGCGGCACACCAACCAGGTGCGGGTCGACCGCGAGACGGTGACCGCGGCCCGGTCGATCGGGCCCGCCGTCCGGGCGATCGAGGCGGGCGCGTGCGTCGCGGTCTACCCCGAGGGCTCGCTCACCCGCGACCCCGACCTGTGGCCCATGCGCGGCAAGACCGGTGCGGCACGCCTGGCGCTGCACGCCGGCTGCCCGGTCATCCCGATCGCCCAGTGGGGGCCGCAGGACCTGCTGGCCCCGTACGCCAGGAGGCCGACGCCGACGCGGCGACGGACCCTGGTGCGCATCCGCTTCGGCCCACCGGTCGAGCTGGCGGACCTACGCTCGGACCCGGTGACCCGCGAGGCGATCCGGACGGGCACCGACCGGATCATGCAGGCGCTCACCCACGAGCTGGAGCAGCTGCGCGGGGAGAAGGCCCCGGCCGAGCGCTTCGACCCCAAGGCCCACGGACTGCGGTCCACGGGTGACTACCGATCAGGAGGAGAGTCGTGAACCACATCGCCGTCTTTGGTGCCGGGAGCTGGGGGACCGCCTTCGCCGCGATCCTCGCCGACGCGGGGAACGACGTGCGCGTGTGGGGCCGACGCCCCGAGCTGGTCGAGCAGCTCAACCGGGGCGTCAACGAGGACTACGCGCCCGGGATCGAGCTCTCCTCGCGCATCTCCGCCTCGAGCGACCCCGCACACGTCGTCGACGGCGCCGAGATCGTCATCCTCTCGGTGCCCTCGCAGTCCCTGCGCGAGAACCTCACCGAGTGGGCCCCGCTCCTGACCGGGGACAAGATCATCGTCTCGCTGATGAAGGGGATCGAGCTCGGCACGACGAAGCGGATGAGCGAGGTCATCCACGAGGTGGCCGGGGTCCCGTTCGAGCGGATCGTCGCCGTGAGCGGCCCGAACCTCTCCCGCGAGATCATCCAGCGCCAGCCGGCCGCCACCGTCGTCGCGTGCCCGGACGAGCGCTCCGCCGACACCGTCGCCGCCGCGTGCTCGACGAGCTACTTCCGGCCCTACACCTCGCCCGACCTCGTCGGCGCGGAGATCGGGGGAGCGGTCAAGAACGTCATCGCGCTCGCCGTGGGCATGGCCTCCGGCCTGGGGATGGGCGACAACACCAAGGCGACGATCATCACCCGGGGGCTCGCCGAGACGACCCGCCTGGCCACGGCACTGGGTGCGGACCCGCGGACGATGTCCGGCCTCGCCGGCGTCGGCGACCTCATCGCCACGTGCATGTCGCCCCTGTCGCGCAACCACTCCTTCGGGGTCAAGCTCGGTCAGGGGCTGACGCTGGAGGAGGTCACCGCGCAGGCCAAGCAGACGGCGGAGGGCGTGAAGTCCTGCTCCTCGATCCTCGAGCTCGCCCACGGCAACGGCGTCGACGTGCCGATCATCGAGCAGGTCAACCGCGCGGTGCACGACGGCGTCCAGGTCACCGAGATCGGGCGCGAGCTGCTCGCCCGGGCCCGCAAGTCCGAGACGGACTGACCTCCGCCGGACCGGGGTGGCCCTCCCGCGGCCCCGTAACTCAGCCGAGCGCGTTCAGGGACTGCTCCAGGTCGCGCCACAGGTCGTCGACGTCCTCGACACCGACCGACAGCCGCACGAGGTTGACGGGGACGGCCTCGGGCTCGCCGGGCTGGCGCCGGCGGCGCTCGAGCTGCGACTCGACACCACCGAGGCTGGTCGAGTTGGACCAGATGCGCGTCCCGGCGGCGACGGCCTCGGCCTCCTCGACACCGTCGGTGGCGCCGACGACCTCGACGGACACGATCGCGCCCCACCCGGGGTAGCGCACCCGCGAGATCCGCGGGTGGTCGGCCAGCCGTCGGGCGAGCTCGGCGGCGTTGTCGCAGGCCCGTTCCAGGCGAAGGGAGAGGGTGCGCAGCCCGCGCAGGGCGAGCCAGGCCTCCATCGGACCGGCGATGGCCCCACCGAGCGTGCGGTGGCGTGCCAGCCGCGCCCGCAGACCGCGGCCCCGGTCGTCGTCGGCGGTGACCGTCAGGCCGAGGATC
Above is a window of Janibacter cremeus DNA encoding:
- a CDS encoding NAD(P)H-dependent glycerol-3-phosphate dehydrogenase, with the protein product MNHIAVFGAGSWGTAFAAILADAGNDVRVWGRRPELVEQLNRGVNEDYAPGIELSSRISASSDPAHVVDGAEIVILSVPSQSLRENLTEWAPLLTGDKIIVSLMKGIELGTTKRMSEVIHEVAGVPFERIVAVSGPNLSREIIQRQPAATVVACPDERSADTVAAACSTSYFRPYTSPDLVGAEIGGAVKNVIALAVGMASGLGMGDNTKATIITRGLAETTRLATALGADPRTMSGLAGVGDLIATCMSPLSRNHSFGVKLGQGLTLEEVTAQAKQTAEGVKSCSSILELAHGNGVDVPIIEQVNRAVHDGVQVTEIGRELLARARKSETD
- a CDS encoding lysophospholipid acyltransferase family protein; the encoded protein is MTANRLPTPVMYRVVAGILRPVLRSLMRYEVSGLEHLPRSGGFIVAPNHVSHIDPFPWAHVLYNQGRPPVFLAKSSLFEAPVVRSVMRHTNQVRVDRETVTAARSIGPAVRAIEAGACVAVYPEGSLTRDPDLWPMRGKTGAARLALHAGCPVIPIAQWGPQDLLAPYARRPTPTRRRTLVRIRFGPPVELADLRSDPVTREAIRTGTDRIMQALTHELEQLRGEKAPAERFDPKAHGLRSTGDYRSGGES